The Papaver somniferum cultivar HN1 chromosome 3, ASM357369v1, whole genome shotgun sequence genome includes a region encoding these proteins:
- the LOC113358483 gene encoding eukaryotic translation initiation factor 1A — MPKNKGKGGKNRKRGKNEADDEKRELVFKEDGQEYAQVLRMLGNGRCEAMCIDGTKRLSHIRGKMHKKVWIAAGDIILVGLRDYQDDKADVILKYMPDEARLLKAYGELPENTRLNEGITGGLDDEDEGAGSDYIEFEDEDIDKI, encoded by the coding sequence ATGCCGAAGAACAAAGGAAAGGGAGGTAAGAACAGAAAGAGAGGAAAGAACGAAGCAGACGATGAGAAAAGAGAACTTGTATTCAAAGAAGATGGACAAGAATATGCACAAGTTCTCCGGATGCTTGGTAATGGAAGATGCGAAGCTATGTGTATCGATGGTACCAAAAGACTTAGTCATATCAGAGGAAAGATGCATAAGAAAGTCTGGATCGCTGCTGGTGATATAATTCTGGTTGGATTAAGAGATTATCAAGATGATAAAGCTGATGTCATCTTGAAATACATGCCTGATGAAGCTAGACTTTTGAAAGCTTATGGTGAATTGCCTGAGAATACCAGACTTAATGAAGGAATTACTGGTGgacttgatgatgaagatgaaggtgcTGGTTCTGATTACATTgaatttgaagatgaggatatcgataaaatctag
- the LOC113358484 gene encoding eukaryotic translation initiation factor 1A: MPKNKGKGGKNRKRGKNEADDEKRELVFKEDGQEYAQVLRMLGNGRCEAMCIDGTKRLSHIRGKMHKKVWIAAGDIILVGLRDYQDDKADVILKYMPDEARLLKAYGELPENTRLNEGITGGLDDEDEGAGSDYIEFEDEDIDKI, from the coding sequence ATGCCGAAGAACAAAGGAAAGGGAGGTAAGAACAGAAAGAGAGGAAAGAACGAAGCAGACGATGAGAAAAGAGAACTTGTATTCAAAGAAGATGGACAAGAATATGCACAAGTTCTCCGGATGCTTGGTAATGGAAGATGCGAAGCTATGTGTATCGATGGTACCAAAAGACTTAGTCATATCAGAGGAAAGATGCATAAGAAAGTCTGGATCGCTGCTGGTGATATAATTTTGGTTGGATTAAGAGATTATCAAGATGATAAAGCTGATGTTATCTTGAAATACATGCCTGATGAAGCTAGGCTTTTGAAAGCTTATGGTGAATTACCTGAGAATACCAGACTTAATGAAGGAATTACTGGTGgacttgatgatgaagatgaaggtgcTGGTTCTGATTACATCGAATTCGAAGATGAGGATATCGataaaatctag